In bacterium, a single window of DNA contains:
- the mutL gene encoding DNA mismatch repair endonuclease MutL → MSEAPAASGGRRVRVLPAEIADQIAAGEVVERPASVVKELVENALDAGARRIAVELEQAGTALIAVIDDGEGMGADDAVTAFARHATSKLQSVDDLGAIATLGFRGEALASIAAVSRTTLTTRRGGDLAGTRVVMEHGRRVEAREVGAPIGTRVEVAELFGNVPARRKFLKAPATEVGHVSELLTRTALAFPQVGFTLRHGGRALVELAAVADDGERIRQVFGRERAAAMLPFAHRAGGALVHGWLSDSHFSLPSPRQVYTYVNRRYVRDKLVTHALLAGYSTLLMHGRYPAAAVFLEVPCGEVDVNVHPAKSEVRFRHGGAVHELLARGVQARLRDQRGEAPRATVALGAVPPPQMPLRIPPRGDRGAAPAAPPLRLLEAPAPARPSAPLPAVEAAAAAAGFFAALRPLGQVFEGYLICEGRDQLVLIDQHAAHERVTFERLRGAYASGLVPRQQMLVPAVVELGPREAALLGEQLDTLDAVGFEVEAYGGGAFAVRAVPALLADDDAVGLLRDVATDLVDIGRSRRLDQAAEAVLSRLACHSAVRVGQNMAPAQMRALLQAMDAVDFSGNCPHGRPAFLVLSRGDLERWFKRT, encoded by the coding sequence GTGAGCGAGGCGCCGGCGGCGAGCGGCGGCCGGCGCGTGCGGGTGCTGCCGGCCGAGATCGCCGACCAGATCGCCGCCGGCGAGGTGGTCGAGCGCCCGGCGTCGGTGGTGAAGGAGCTGGTCGAGAACGCCCTCGACGCCGGAGCGCGGCGCATCGCGGTCGAGCTGGAGCAGGCGGGGACGGCGCTGATCGCGGTGATCGACGACGGCGAGGGCATGGGCGCCGACGACGCGGTCACCGCCTTCGCCCGCCACGCCACCAGCAAGCTGCAGTCGGTGGACGACCTCGGCGCCATCGCCACCCTCGGCTTTCGCGGCGAGGCGCTGGCGAGCATCGCCGCGGTGTCGCGCACGACGCTGACGACGCGGCGCGGCGGCGACCTCGCCGGCACGCGGGTGGTGATGGAGCACGGGCGGCGGGTCGAGGCGCGCGAGGTCGGGGCGCCGATCGGCACCCGGGTGGAGGTCGCCGAGCTGTTCGGGAACGTGCCGGCGCGGCGCAAGTTCCTCAAGGCGCCGGCGACCGAGGTGGGGCACGTCAGCGAGCTGCTGACGCGCACCGCGCTCGCCTTCCCGCAGGTCGGCTTCACGCTCCGCCACGGCGGCCGCGCGCTGGTCGAGCTGGCGGCGGTGGCCGACGACGGCGAGCGCATCCGCCAGGTGTTCGGACGCGAGCGCGCCGCGGCGATGCTGCCGTTCGCGCATCGCGCCGGCGGCGCGCTGGTGCACGGCTGGCTCAGCGATTCGCACTTCAGCCTGCCGAGCCCGCGCCAGGTCTACACCTACGTCAATCGCCGCTACGTGCGCGACAAGCTGGTGACGCACGCGCTGCTCGCCGGCTACAGCACGCTGCTGATGCACGGTCGGTATCCGGCGGCGGCGGTGTTCCTCGAGGTGCCGTGCGGCGAGGTCGACGTCAACGTGCACCCGGCGAAGTCGGAGGTGCGGTTCCGCCACGGCGGCGCGGTGCACGAGCTGTTGGCGCGCGGCGTCCAGGCGCGCCTGCGCGACCAGCGCGGCGAGGCGCCGCGCGCCACCGTCGCCCTGGGCGCCGTGCCGCCCCCGCAGATGCCGTTGCGCATCCCGCCGCGCGGCGACCGCGGGGCGGCCCCGGCGGCGCCGCCGCTGCGCCTGTTGGAGGCGCCGGCGCCGGCGCGCCCGAGCGCGCCGCTGCCGGCGGTCGAGGCGGCCGCGGCGGCGGCCGGGTTCTTCGCCGCGCTGCGGCCGCTCGGCCAGGTGTTCGAGGGCTATCTGATCTGCGAAGGGCGCGACCAGTTGGTGCTCATCGACCAGCACGCGGCGCACGAGCGGGTCACCTTCGAGCGCCTGCGCGGCGCCTACGCGAGCGGCCTGGTGCCGCGGCAGCAGATGCTGGTGCCGGCGGTGGTCGAGCTCGGGCCGCGCGAGGCGGCGCTGCTCGGCGAGCAGCTCGACACGCTGGACGCGGTCGGTTTCGAGGTCGAGGCCTACGGTGGCGGCGCCTTCGCGGTGCGCGCCGTGCCGGCGCTGCTCGCCGACGACGACGCCGTCGGCCTGCTGCGCGACGTCGCCACCGACCTGGTCGACATCGGGCGTTCGCGCCGCCTCGACCAGGCCGCCGAGGCGGTGCTGTCGCGCCTCGCCTGCCACAGCGCCGTCCGCGTCGGCCAGAACATGGCCCCGGCGCAGATGCGCGCCCTGCTGCAGGCGATGGACGCGGTGGACTTCTCCGGCAACTGCCCGCACGGCCGCCCGGCGTTCCTGGTGCTGTCGCGGGGCGACCTGGAGCGTTGGTTCAAGCGAACCTGA
- a CDS encoding glucose-6-phosphate isomerase (catalyzes the formation of D-fructose 6-phosphate from D-glucose 6-phosphate), translating into MPDFRRRAVRERMTVRLDPSGMLSEALEEGGLARADLEALAERAADCVRTVAERRRGGQMPVLDLVEQPEALARTTALAREVRDEIDTLVVLGVGGSALGSRAMLSALGAGGPRVVVADNVDPWSLGALLDDLDLTRTAFNVVSKSGETASTIAQFMIVRDRLLRALGAIDYKPRVIITTDAERGSLRQIVNDEGFRDLAVPAGVGSRFSVLTAAGLFPAAVGGVRVEDVLAGAAWMDQRTRSPLLWENPALLLAALLYLAETQAQTHTVVLMPYSDRLRALARWFAQVWAESLGKAVDLDGRPRAVGTTPQAAVGVSDQHALLQLWLDGPADRVVCFVRVEDHGREIEIPSAYGDLEGVGYLRGKGLGALLNTEQRATELALQQRGRLSLTLSVPQINAFTIGQLVFLFEAATVFAAGLHRVNSWDQPAADEGRQLTFGLAGRKAWEDREEVEAWLAAKATRSLV; encoded by the coding sequence ATGCCTGATTTCCGCCGTCGGGCGGTGCGCGAGCGGATGACCGTCCGCCTCGACCCGAGCGGCATGCTGAGCGAGGCGCTGGAGGAGGGTGGCCTGGCGCGCGCCGACCTCGAGGCGCTGGCCGAGCGCGCCGCCGACTGCGTCCGTACCGTCGCCGAGCGCCGGCGCGGCGGCCAGATGCCGGTGCTCGACCTGGTCGAGCAGCCCGAGGCGCTCGCCCGCACGACCGCCCTGGCGCGCGAGGTGCGCGACGAGATCGACACCCTGGTGGTGCTCGGCGTCGGCGGCTCGGCGCTGGGGAGCCGCGCCATGCTCAGCGCGCTCGGCGCCGGCGGGCCGCGCGTCGTGGTCGCCGACAACGTCGACCCCTGGAGCCTCGGCGCCCTGCTCGACGATCTCGACCTGACGCGCACCGCCTTCAACGTGGTCAGCAAGTCGGGCGAGACGGCATCGACCATCGCCCAGTTCATGATCGTCCGCGATCGCCTGCTGCGCGCCCTCGGCGCCATCGACTACAAACCCCGGGTCATCATCACCACCGACGCCGAGCGCGGCAGCCTGCGACAGATCGTCAACGACGAGGGCTTTCGCGACCTCGCCGTTCCGGCCGGGGTGGGCAGTCGCTTCTCGGTGCTCACCGCCGCCGGGCTGTTCCCCGCCGCGGTGGGCGGCGTGCGGGTCGAGGACGTGCTGGCCGGCGCCGCCTGGATGGACCAGCGCACGCGCTCGCCGCTGTTGTGGGAGAACCCGGCGCTGCTGCTGGCGGCGCTGCTCTATCTCGCCGAGACGCAGGCGCAGACGCACACCGTCGTGCTGATGCCCTACAGCGACCGGCTGCGCGCCCTGGCGCGCTGGTTCGCGCAGGTGTGGGCGGAGAGCCTGGGCAAGGCGGTCGACCTGGACGGCCGGCCGCGCGCCGTCGGCACGACGCCGCAGGCGGCGGTGGGCGTCAGCGACCAGCACGCGCTGCTGCAACTCTGGCTCGATGGCCCGGCCGATCGCGTCGTCTGCTTCGTGCGCGTCGAGGATCACGGGCGCGAGATCGAGATCCCCAGCGCCTACGGCGACCTCGAGGGCGTCGGCTACCTGCGCGGCAAAGGGTTGGGGGCGCTGCTCAATACGGAGCAGCGCGCCACCGAGCTGGCGCTGCAGCAGCGGGGGCGGCTGTCGCTCACCCTGTCGGTGCCGCAGATCAACGCCTTCACCATCGGCCAGTTGGTGTTCCTGTTCGAGGCGGCGACGGTGTTCGCCGCCGGCCTGCACCGGGTGAACAGTTGGGACCAGCCGGCGGCCGACGAGGGGCGGCAGCTCACGTTCGGCCTGGCGGGGCGCAAGGCGTGGGAGGATCGGGAAGAGGTCGAGGCATGGTTGGCGGCGAAGGCGACGCGTTCCCTGGTGTGA
- the rfaE2 gene encoding D-glycero-beta-D-manno-heptose 1-phosphate adenylyltransferase, whose protein sequence is MVSGILSLPALRRRLAADRRAGRRVVFTNGVFDLLHPGHVRYLRAARRLGDVLVVGLNSDRSARRLHKGPGRPLVRARDRAEVLAALEMVDYVTIFDQDTPYELIRAAQPDVLVKGGDWTVDRIVGADLVLARGGSVKSLRFAPGYSTTRLVETIATRARRGARRTT, encoded by the coding sequence ATGGTCTCCGGGATCCTGAGTCTGCCGGCGCTGCGGCGCCGCCTCGCGGCCGATCGGCGCGCCGGGCGGCGCGTCGTCTTCACCAACGGCGTCTTCGATCTGCTCCATCCCGGGCACGTGCGCTACCTGCGCGCCGCCCGGCGGCTGGGCGACGTGCTGGTGGTGGGGCTCAACAGCGACCGCTCGGCGCGCCGGCTGCACAAGGGGCCGGGCCGGCCGCTGGTGCGCGCGCGCGATCGCGCCGAGGTGCTGGCGGCGCTGGAGATGGTGGACTACGTGACGATCTTCGACCAGGACACGCCCTACGAGCTGATCCGCGCGGCGCAGCCCGACGTGCTGGTGAAAGGCGGCGACTGGACCGTCGACCGCATCGTCGGCGCCGACCTCGTGCTCGCCCGCGGCGGCAGCGTCAAGTCGCTGCGCTTCGCCCCCGGGTACTCGACGACGCGCCTGGTCGAGACGATCGCCACGCGGGCGCGCCGCGGCGCGCGCAGGACGACCTGA
- a CDS encoding MFS transporter, which yields MAPPDRSSEAYARYVLGLLVVVYVLNFLDRQILSILAERIKADLGLGDDQIGFLYGTAFAVFYALFGIPLGRLADVWTRTRLIALGLAVWSVMTAASALARNFVELSAARVGVGIGEASANPAAYSLLSDSFPPARRATVLAIYSSGIYIGAGLGLGIGGLIVERWDAAFPGAAAPFGLRGWQVAFLAVGLPGLLLALWVASLREPARGDGGAGPSPRPLRALGDELAAVLPPLTLLAQARLGGAPAVVANLGLAAAVAVGAWALTTLLGTPAQWIALGIGTYAALSWAQALRRRDPDGYAAIVGVPSLRYAALGFALLAFTGYGVGFWVPPYFVRVLGVSEAEAGLWLGGTAAAAGWLGVTLGGLWADRWHRRAAAARLYVGVAAALLPLPFAVGMLRSEWTAAAFALNALVGVGTSLWIGPGAATVQDLVPPRLRGTASAAYLLVVTFIGLALGPYTIGRLSVALGDLRSAMLWALLVNPVAAMLLWRASIHHRGAPRGAVERHRSPGRGVSAPAR from the coding sequence ATGGCGCCCCCCGACCGCTCCTCCGAGGCCTATGCGCGCTACGTGCTGGGGCTGCTGGTCGTGGTCTACGTTCTCAACTTCCTCGACCGGCAGATCCTCTCGATCCTCGCCGAGCGCATCAAGGCCGATCTCGGGCTGGGCGACGACCAGATCGGCTTCCTCTACGGCACCGCCTTCGCCGTCTTCTACGCGCTGTTCGGCATTCCGCTCGGCCGCCTGGCCGACGTCTGGACGCGCACGCGGCTGATCGCCCTCGGGCTGGCGGTGTGGAGCGTGATGACCGCCGCCTCGGCGTTGGCGCGCAACTTCGTCGAGCTCTCGGCGGCGCGGGTCGGCGTCGGCATCGGCGAAGCGAGCGCCAACCCGGCGGCGTACTCCCTGCTCTCCGACTCCTTTCCACCGGCGCGGCGGGCGACCGTGCTCGCCATCTACTCCAGCGGCATCTACATCGGCGCCGGCCTCGGGCTCGGCATCGGCGGCCTGATCGTCGAGCGCTGGGACGCGGCCTTTCCCGGTGCCGCGGCGCCGTTCGGCCTGCGCGGCTGGCAGGTCGCCTTTCTCGCCGTCGGCCTGCCGGGGCTGCTGCTGGCGCTGTGGGTGGCGAGCCTGCGCGAGCCGGCGCGCGGCGACGGCGGCGCCGGCCCCTCGCCGCGGCCGTTGCGCGCCCTGGGCGACGAGCTCGCCGCGGTGCTGCCGCCGCTGACGCTGCTCGCCCAGGCGCGCCTCGGCGGCGCCCCGGCGGTGGTCGCCAACCTCGGGCTGGCCGCCGCCGTCGCGGTCGGGGCGTGGGCGCTGACCACGCTGCTCGGCACGCCGGCGCAGTGGATCGCCCTCGGCATCGGCACCTACGCGGCGTTGTCGTGGGCGCAGGCGCTGCGCCGTCGCGATCCGGACGGGTACGCGGCCATCGTCGGCGTGCCGAGCCTGCGCTACGCGGCGCTCGGCTTCGCGCTCCTCGCCTTCACCGGCTACGGCGTCGGCTTCTGGGTGCCGCCGTACTTCGTGCGCGTGCTCGGCGTCAGCGAGGCGGAGGCCGGGCTCTGGCTCGGCGGCACCGCGGCGGCCGCCGGCTGGCTGGGGGTCACGCTGGGCGGGCTGTGGGCGGATCGGTGGCACCGCCGGGCCGCCGCGGCGCGCCTCTACGTCGGCGTCGCGGCGGCGCTGCTGCCGCTGCCGTTCGCGGTCGGCATGCTGCGCAGCGAATGGACCGCGGCGGCATTCGCGCTCAACGCGCTGGTCGGCGTCGGCACCTCGCTGTGGATCGGCCCCGGGGCGGCGACCGTGCAGGATCTCGTGCCGCCGCGCCTGCGCGGCACGGCGTCGGCCGCCTACCTGCTGGTCGTCACCTTCATCGGCCTGGCGCTCGGGCCGTACACCATCGGCCGCCTGAGCGTCGCCCTCGGCGACCTGCGCTCGGCGATGTTGTGGGCGCTGCTGGTGAACCCGGTGGCGGCGATGCTCCTGTGGCGCGCCAGCATTCACCACCGCGGCGCGCCGCGGGGCGCCGTCGAACGGCATCGTTCCCCTGGACGGGGCGTCTCGGCGCCCGCGCGGTGA
- the rpmB gene encoding 50S ribosomal protein L28: MRQCEICGKGPSVGNNVSHANNKTKRRWSPNLQRVRANLKGTVKYIRVCTRCLRSGKVQKAA; encoded by the coding sequence ATGCGTCAGTGCGAGATCTGCGGCAAGGGCCCGTCGGTGGGCAACAACGTCAGCCACGCCAACAACAAGACCAAGCGCCGCTGGAGTCCCAACCTGCAGCGCGTCCGCGCCAACCTGAAGGGCACGGTGAAGTACATCCGCGTCTGCACCCGCTGCCTGCGTTCGGGCAAGGTGCAGAAGGCCGCCTGA
- a CDS encoding RidA family protein yields MKPLSTPHAPAAIGPYSQAVEHGGVVYCSGQIALDPASGQLVAGGTAVEAERALENLQAVLAAAGCTFADVVRVTIFLVDLADFATVNEIYGRYVRAPYPARVTVGVAALPRGARVEIDALAVKPVVGR; encoded by the coding sequence GTGAAGCCCCTCTCCACCCCGCACGCCCCCGCCGCCATCGGCCCGTACAGCCAGGCGGTCGAGCACGGCGGCGTCGTCTACTGCTCCGGCCAGATCGCGCTCGACCCCGCCAGCGGGCAACTGGTCGCCGGCGGCACCGCCGTCGAGGCCGAGCGCGCGCTGGAGAACCTCCAGGCGGTGCTCGCGGCCGCCGGCTGCACCTTCGCCGACGTGGTGCGGGTGACCATCTTCCTGGTCGACCTCGCCGACTTCGCCACCGTCAACGAGATCTACGGCCGCTACGTGCGCGCGCCCTATCCGGCGCGGGTCACCGTCGGCGTGGCGGCCCTCCCGCGCGGCGCCCGCGTCGAAATCGACGCGCTGGCGGTGAAGCCGGTCGTCGGTCGCTAG
- a CDS encoding bifunctional (p)ppGpp synthetase/guanosine-3',5'-bis(diphosphate) 3'-pyrophosphohydrolase: MTSAEDLVSKVRAYHSAADAGFIRRAYEFSRVVHKGQKRQSGEPYFIHPVGVASLIADLRLDVPSIVTGLLHDTVEDTLTTLDEVKAEFGDEVATLVDGVTKLSQVNFTSREEKQAENFRKMILAMARDIRVILVKLADRTDNMRTLQHLSSERQRDIAQETLDIYAPIAHRLGVSWLKNELEDNALRYLRPEVYYQLKRNVAKKKAERTKYINEFSAVLAKKLSEAGVEAEVSGRPKHFYSIYGKMQRENLLYDQIYDLVGFRVIVDSLADCYGALGVVHANWKPVPGRFKDYIALPKNNMYQSLHTTVIGLYGERVEVQIRTHEMHRVAEFGVAAHWKYKGGELVGAAEAQRFAWLRQLLEWQQNVSDPQEFLGSVKEDLFSDEVFVFTPKGDVLNFPEGSSVIDFAYRIHSEVGHHCAGARVNGRLVPLRYRLRNGDTVEIVTTASQTPSKDWLGAVKTSRAKARIRAWLRHQQRTRSLAVGREILERDLARHQLDLKKVQRAGGLDQAAHALGVKDEEGLIASVGYGKITTAQVLAKLLPEEELARRADREEGALRKFLRRVAGQGAGVQVSGVEDVLVRFGKCCDPLPGERILGFITRGRGVTVHAMDCPRVLESDPARRVEVVWASGANGLRPINLEVVCVDQPGMLAAITKSISGVGVNISRAQVQSTPDKQALNSFEIVVGTADQLNKVIRAIGKLRGVIRVSRPRA; this comes from the coding sequence ATGACCAGCGCCGAGGACCTGGTCAGCAAGGTGCGCGCCTATCACAGCGCCGCCGACGCCGGGTTCATCCGCCGCGCCTACGAGTTCTCGCGCGTCGTCCACAAGGGGCAGAAGCGGCAGTCGGGCGAGCCGTACTTCATCCACCCGGTGGGCGTCGCGAGTCTCATCGCCGACCTCCGGCTCGACGTGCCGAGCATCGTCACCGGACTGCTGCACGACACGGTCGAAGACACCTTGACGACCCTGGACGAGGTGAAGGCGGAGTTCGGCGACGAGGTGGCGACCCTGGTGGACGGCGTCACCAAGCTCTCGCAGGTGAACTTCACCAGCCGCGAGGAGAAGCAGGCGGAGAACTTCCGCAAGATGATCCTCGCCATGGCGCGCGACATCCGCGTCATCCTGGTGAAGCTCGCCGACCGCACCGACAACATGCGGACCCTGCAGCACCTGTCGAGCGAGCGGCAGCGCGACATCGCCCAGGAGACGCTCGACATCTATGCCCCGATCGCGCACCGCCTCGGCGTCTCCTGGCTCAAGAACGAGCTCGAGGACAACGCGCTGCGCTACCTGCGCCCCGAGGTGTACTACCAGCTCAAGCGCAACGTCGCCAAGAAGAAGGCCGAGCGCACCAAGTACATCAACGAGTTCAGCGCCGTGCTGGCGAAGAAGCTGAGCGAGGCCGGCGTCGAGGCGGAGGTCTCCGGGCGGCCGAAGCACTTCTACTCGATCTACGGCAAGATGCAGCGCGAGAACCTGCTCTACGACCAGATCTACGACCTGGTCGGGTTCCGGGTGATCGTCGACTCGCTGGCCGACTGCTACGGCGCCCTGGGCGTCGTGCACGCCAACTGGAAGCCGGTGCCGGGGCGCTTCAAGGACTACATCGCGCTGCCCAAGAACAACATGTACCAGTCGCTGCACACCACCGTCATCGGCCTCTACGGCGAGCGGGTGGAGGTGCAGATCCGCACCCACGAGATGCACCGGGTCGCCGAGTTCGGCGTCGCGGCGCACTGGAAGTACAAGGGCGGCGAGCTGGTCGGCGCCGCCGAGGCGCAGCGCTTCGCCTGGCTGCGGCAGCTCCTGGAGTGGCAGCAGAACGTCTCCGACCCGCAGGAGTTCCTCGGCTCGGTGAAGGAGGACCTGTTCAGCGACGAGGTCTTCGTCTTCACGCCGAAGGGCGACGTGCTGAACTTCCCCGAGGGCTCGTCGGTGATCGACTTCGCCTACCGCATCCACTCCGAGGTCGGCCACCACTGCGCCGGGGCGCGGGTCAACGGCCGCCTGGTGCCGCTGCGCTACCGCCTGCGCAACGGCGATACGGTCGAGATCGTCACCACCGCCAGCCAGACGCCGAGCAAGGACTGGCTCGGCGCGGTCAAGACCAGTCGGGCCAAGGCGCGCATCCGCGCCTGGCTGCGCCACCAGCAGCGCACCCGCAGCCTGGCGGTGGGGCGCGAGATCCTCGAGCGCGACCTCGCCCGCCACCAGCTCGACCTCAAGAAGGTGCAGCGCGCCGGCGGCCTCGACCAGGCGGCGCACGCGCTCGGCGTGAAGGACGAGGAAGGCCTGATCGCCAGCGTCGGCTACGGCAAGATCACCACCGCCCAGGTGCTGGCGAAGCTGCTGCCGGAGGAGGAGCTGGCGCGCCGCGCCGATCGCGAGGAGGGGGCGCTGCGCAAGTTCCTGCGCCGCGTCGCCGGCCAGGGCGCCGGGGTGCAGGTGAGCGGCGTCGAGGACGTGCTGGTGCGCTTCGGCAAGTGCTGCGACCCGCTGCCCGGCGAACGCATCCTCGGCTTCATCACCCGCGGCCGCGGCGTCACCGTGCACGCCATGGACTGCCCGCGCGTCCTCGAGAGCGATCCGGCGCGCCGCGTCGAGGTGGTGTGGGCCAGCGGCGCCAACGGTCTGCGGCCGATCAACCTCGAGGTGGTGTGTGTCGACCAGCCCGGCATGCTGGCCGCGATCACCAAGTCGATCTCCGGGGTCGGCGTCAACATCAGCCGCGCCCAGGTGCAGAGCACGCCGGACAAGCAGGCGCTCAACAGCTTCGAGATCGTGGTCGGGACGGCGGATCAGCTCAACAAGGTGATCCGCGCCATCGGCAAGCTGCGCGGCGTCATCCGGGTGAGCCGGCCGCGCGCCTGA
- a CDS encoding cytidylate kinase family protein, whose amino-acid sequence MLITISGVPGSGKTTVARLLAARLGVPHVYAGDLYRQEAKRRGLSLAAFNALCERDHSIDRDLDAAMSARARQGDVVLEGRLAGFLAAENGLDALKVWLDASDETRARRVAQREGSDWRAVLEVNRLRHQSDAKRYQAIYGYDLADHGVYDVILATDDRTPEELVETLTDAARARFDGAIR is encoded by the coding sequence GTGCTGATCACGATTTCCGGCGTGCCGGGCAGCGGCAAGACCACCGTCGCCAGGCTCTTGGCGGCGCGGCTGGGGGTGCCGCACGTCTATGCCGGGGATCTGTACCGGCAGGAGGCGAAGCGCCGGGGGCTGAGCCTGGCGGCGTTCAACGCGCTGTGCGAGCGCGACCACTCGATCGACCGCGACCTCGACGCCGCGATGTCGGCGCGGGCGCGCCAGGGCGACGTCGTGCTGGAAGGGCGGCTGGCCGGCTTTCTCGCCGCGGAGAACGGGCTCGACGCGCTCAAGGTCTGGCTCGACGCCAGCGACGAGACGCGCGCCCGGCGCGTGGCGCAGCGCGAAGGCAGCGACTGGCGGGCGGTGCTGGAGGTGAACCGGCTGCGCCACCAGTCGGACGCCAAGCGCTACCAGGCGATCTACGGGTACGACCTGGCCGACCACGGCGTCTACGACGTGATCCTGGCCACCGACGACCGCACGCCGGAGGAACTGGTCGAGACCCTGACCGATGCGGCGCGGGCCCGCTTCGACGGGGCGATCCGATGA
- a CDS encoding YicC family protein has product MRSMTGFGQASWQGGGTRLSVEVRSVNQRFLDVKLSLPRECQAWEAELRELVSGVAERGKVEVTIFRAGSAGDEVTVEANEPLARAILAGWQGLQRRLKLPGAIDIGMLMGRGADLVRVVERRADASADLPQVRRLLTAALKDFNRARDREGRLLQADMQSRLKRLRAIDAALRARTTALVPELAKRLGERVTALLGKGTVNEERLVQEAALLAERADVTEELVRLDSHLDRLAELLRQKGSVGKAIDFLIQEIHREVNTIASKSADLDVTNLALEAKGEIEKLREQVQNVE; this is encoded by the coding sequence ATGCGGAGCATGACGGGGTTCGGCCAGGCGAGCTGGCAGGGCGGCGGCACGCGGCTGTCGGTGGAGGTGCGCAGCGTCAACCAGCGCTTCCTCGATGTCAAGCTGTCGCTGCCGCGCGAGTGTCAGGCCTGGGAGGCGGAGCTGCGCGAGCTGGTGAGCGGGGTCGCCGAACGCGGCAAGGTCGAGGTGACGATCTTCCGCGCCGGCAGCGCCGGCGACGAGGTCACCGTCGAGGCGAACGAACCCCTGGCGCGCGCCATCCTCGCCGGCTGGCAGGGGCTGCAGCGGCGGCTCAAGCTGCCGGGCGCGATCGACATCGGCATGCTGATGGGCCGCGGCGCCGATCTGGTGCGGGTGGTCGAACGGCGCGCCGACGCCAGCGCCGACCTGCCGCAGGTCAGACGCCTGTTGACGGCGGCGCTCAAGGACTTCAACCGCGCCCGCGACCGCGAGGGCCGGCTGCTGCAGGCCGACATGCAGTCGCGGCTGAAACGCCTGCGCGCCATCGACGCGGCGCTGCGCGCGCGCACCACCGCCCTGGTGCCGGAGCTCGCCAAGCGCTTGGGCGAACGGGTGACGGCGCTGCTCGGCAAGGGGACGGTGAACGAGGAGCGCCTCGTCCAGGAGGCGGCGTTGCTGGCCGAGCGCGCGGACGTCACCGAGGAGCTGGTGCGCCTCGACAGCCATCTCGACCGCCTGGCCGAGCTGCTGCGCCAGAAGGGGTCGGTGGGCAAGGCCATCGACTTCCTCATCCAGGAGATCCACCGCGAGGTGAACACCATCGCCTCCAAGAGCGCCGACCTCGACGTCACCAACCTGGCGCTGGAGGCCAAGGGCGAGATCGAGAAGCTGCGCGAGCAGGTGCAGAACGTGGAGTGA
- the rfaE1 gene encoding D-glycero-beta-D-manno-heptose-7-phosphate kinase, which translates to MAGRRDDPAAVVSRFRRVTVLVAGDLMLDHFVWGTVDRISPEAPVPVVQVTAESRRLGGAANVAHNIRALGGAVVACGVVGADAAGRDLLDELRRVGADVGGVVQSRTAVTTRKTRIIAHRQQVVRLDREDAQRRESRAAARARGFLLAHLGDADVVVISDYGKGLVTPELLAALAAVRRRRPFPLLIDPKKANFAHYRGASLLTPNRDEASQAAGIEIRDAASLARAGAALLERWQAEAVLITRGEQGMSLFARGAPARHFPTVARHVFDVTGAGDTVVAACALALGAGASLEAAAVLANHAAGIVVGEVGTATVTAAQVRADLRGRR; encoded by the coding sequence ATGGCGGGGCGGCGAGACGATCCGGCGGCGGTGGTGTCCCGGTTCCGGCGCGTCACGGTGCTGGTCGCCGGCGACCTGATGCTCGACCATTTCGTCTGGGGCACCGTCGACCGCATCTCCCCCGAGGCGCCGGTGCCGGTGGTGCAGGTCACCGCCGAGAGCCGCCGCCTCGGCGGCGCCGCCAACGTGGCGCACAACATCCGCGCCCTCGGCGGCGCGGTGGTGGCGTGCGGCGTCGTCGGTGCCGATGCCGCCGGCCGCGACCTGCTCGACGAGCTGCGCCGGGTGGGCGCCGACGTCGGCGGGGTGGTGCAGAGCCGGACGGCGGTGACGACGCGCAAGACGCGCATCATCGCCCACCGCCAGCAGGTGGTGCGCCTCGATCGCGAGGACGCGCAGCGGCGCGAGAGCCGCGCCGCGGCGCGGGCCCGCGGCTTCCTCCTCGCCCACCTCGGCGACGCCGACGTGGTGGTCATCTCCGACTACGGCAAGGGGCTGGTGACGCCGGAGCTGCTCGCCGCCCTCGCCGCGGTGCGGCGGCGGCGGCCGTTCCCGCTGCTCATCGACCCGAAGAAGGCCAACTTCGCCCACTACCGCGGCGCCAGTCTGCTGACGCCGAACCGCGACGAGGCGAGCCAGGCGGCGGGGATCGAGATCCGCGACGCCGCCAGCCTGGCGCGCGCCGGCGCGGCGCTGCTCGAGCGCTGGCAGGCCGAGGCGGTGCTGATCACCCGCGGCGAGCAGGGGATGTCGCTGTTCGCGCGCGGCGCGCCGGCGCGCCACTTCCCGACCGTCGCCCGGCACGTGTTCGACGTGACCGGCGCCGGCGACACGGTGGTCGCCGCCTGCGCCCTCGCCCTCGGCGCCGGCGCCAGCCTGGAGGCGGCGGCGGTGCTCGCCAATCACGCCGCCGGCATCGTCGTCGGCGAGGTCGGCACGGCGACGGTCACGGCGGCGCAGGTGCGGGCGGATCTGCGAGGGCGGCGGTAG